In one window of Octopus bimaculoides isolate UCB-OBI-ISO-001 chromosome 20, ASM119413v2, whole genome shotgun sequence DNA:
- the LOC106878802 gene encoding uncharacterized protein LOC106878802 → MGCDELCVVVERGEANRGEARPEGSDRKSATRGRRLARGVSQKTERLRERRVLIRSDRVLRCGRQGKQTTDCSKKTSKLIVASLEDGRNLARGVIESLQKKGSTPRDVHADMVATLGDDAPASSTVQKWAAEFRRGRESLEDDPRCGAATTDENIKFTTW, encoded by the exons atgggctgtgatgagctgtgtgttgtggtggagaggggtgaggcaaacagaggtgaagccagaccggaagggtcagatcggaagtcggcgacacgcggtcgaaggctagcacgtggagtcagtcagaaaacagaaaggttacgagaaagacgtgttctgatcaggagcgatcgcgtactccgctgcggtcgacaag gtaaacagacaactgactgttcaaagaagacttcaaaactaATAGTTGCTTCTCTTGAAGATGGACGAAACTTGGCACGTGGTGTTATCGAGTCCCTACAGAAAAAAGGTTCAACTCCCAGGGACGTTCATGctgatatggttgctacattaggggatgatgctccagcttcatcaacagtgcaaaagtgggcagctgaatttaggaggggaagggagagtcttgaagatgacccaaggtgtGGAGCTGCCACCACTGACGAAAACATTaagttcaccacatggtga